From the Etheostoma spectabile isolate EspeVRDwgs_2016 unplaced genomic scaffold, UIUC_Espe_1.0 scaffold00012297, whole genome shotgun sequence genome, the window ggaaaaacaaagagaTCAATTTCCAGGATGAAACAGTGTAGTCTCCAGCGAAAAAAGTCTCATGACATCATCTTGTAGTCCGCCTCTGATTGGCCGGTCTAGGAGGGGAAGCAGATGGAGCAGCACTCCAGACAGACCTCCAGGCAGTCTGACGAGCCGCAGCAGTCCTCCAGAATCCCACAATCCAACAGGGCCTGACAGGCCTCCTCGGTGCAGGCCGCCTCCCCCGCCGCCTCCacgcagcagcagctgcagccggacccccccaccccgcaGACCAGGCACTCCCCCAGGACCGAACACATGGACAGCAGCTCGCAGAACAGACAGGCCAGGAGACAGTGAACGCAACAGTctgtggagacagagacaggtagAACACACAGGAGACAGTGAACGCAACAGTCTGTGGAGACAGGGACAGGTAGAACACACAGGAGAAAGTGAACGCAACAGTCTGTGGAGACAGGGACAAGCAGAAGAGACACGACAGGAGACAGTGAACGCAACAGTTggtggagacagagacaagcaGAACACACAGGAGACAGTGAACGCAACAGTctgtggagacagagacaagaagAAACGACAGGAGACAGTGAACGCAACAGTctgtggagacagagacaagcaGAAGAGACACGACAGGAGACAGTGAACGCAACAGTTggtggagacagagacaagcaGAAACGACAGGAGACAGTGAACGCAACAGTctgtggagacagagacaagcaGCAGAGACACGACAGGAGACAGTGAACGCAACAGTctgtggagacagagacaagcaGAAGCGACAGGAGACAGTGAACGCAACAGTctgtggagacagagacaagcaAACACACAGGAGACAGTGGAACGCAACAGTTGGTGGCGACGGAGACAAGCAGAGAGACGACAGGAGACAGTGAATGCAACAGTCTGTGAGACAGAGAACAAGCAGAAGAGACACGACCGAGACAGTGAACGCAACAGTctgtggagacagagacaagcaGAAGAGACAGGAGACAGTGAACGCAACAGTCTGTGGAGACCGAGACAAGCAGAAGAGACAC encodes:
- the LOC116679418 gene encoding myoD family inhibitor (The sequence of the model RefSeq protein was modified relative to this genomic sequence to represent the inferred CDS: added 252 bases not found in genome assembly) — its product is PPPPPPPVCTPPSSSFTRPPPPPSRGSACNRHNCSLPPPPPPHHHHHHRHHQRRHSTNQKRLSSTRSHASVRTDADHIKEVAGDDCCVHCLLACLFCELLSMCSVLGECLVCGVGGSGCSCCCVEAAGEAACTEEACQALLDCGILEDCCGSSDCLEVCLECCSICFPS